In the genome of Brachypodium distachyon strain Bd21 chromosome 3, Brachypodium_distachyon_v3.0, whole genome shotgun sequence, the window AGACCACAGAGAAACTCTTCATCCACGACATTTCAAAAGCTTATAGGAATGTGGACATGGAACCAAATGTACTGAATGAACTTATTGCAAACCATCTATATCGTGAGGCGTTGTTTGACATTGGTGATAGCTTTATTGGAGAGGCCAGTTGCACAGCATCTTTGAAGCTGAAACAACTGTTTCAGAATATGTATGAGATTCACGGTGCATTGAAGGCTGGGAAGCCTGAGCTAGCTCTGAGTTGGGCAATGAAGAATCATGACGCTCTTTTGCAAAACAGTTACTGTCTTGAGCTGAAGCTTCACCAGTTCCAGTTTGTTGACATGCTTAAACAAGGAAACCGAGATCAAGCTCTGCAGTATGCTAGGGCATACCTGGCTCCCTTTGCTACCACACGCAAGGAAGAGATCCAGAGGTTGATAGCCTCCATACTATGGGCCGGGCGTCTTGATCAGTCGCCATATACCGAGTTCTTGTCACCAACAAACTGGGAGATGCTAGCCGAAGAGTTTGCTCAACAGTTCTGCAATCTAATCGGTCAATCCTCCACAGATCCTATGGGTACGGCGGTGTCAGTTGGAGCTGAAGTATTGCCGATTCTTATTAAACTTATGACTGTAGTAACTGCCAAGAGAGACTGGCATTCTATGAAGCAATTTCCTTTCCCACTGGACCTTCGTAGCGAGTTTCAGTTCCACTCAGTGTTTGTCTGCCCTGTGCTCCGCGATCAAGGAGGTGATGGTAACGCACCGATGCTTCTGCCTTGTGGGCATGTCTTGTCGAAGCAGTCAACACTAAAGTTGTCAAAGAACAGCTCCCGATCTTTCAAGTGTCCGTACTGCCCGTTTGAAGCGATGACATCCGGCTGTAAGCAGCTTTATTTGTGATCAGAAATGAGGAATCTTTAATATACGCTTGGGCATTTTAGTGCAGTGGTCTTTGTTGTCTCTCCTCCTACACAGTCACACAGAGTGCCTTGTTTATCACCTCTCCGATAATCTCACATGGTTGAGATTTGCGAAGGCAGCCCTGTACTGTATGTGCTTAATTGCTCGTGTGTGGTATataatatagtactccctccgttccataattcttgtcgaaatcttacatgtatctagacactttttatgaatagatgcatccattcttgagcaaatttgagacaagaattatggaacggagggagtatgaaacaAACATCAGGAACATGCTggaagattttgttttgtgagTTTAAGGTGCCAATGAAAATTTTATGATGTGAGGCGGTTCTTTCGTGCCGTATTGGTGGCCCACTCGTCGGTGGTGGATGTCGGGGGAAATTAGAAGGCGGCGAAACGTGGCGTCTACTCCGGAATGCGGTGGCCATCTGTATGTCGAACGGGACGGATGGTGCAGAGTTCTGCGTTCTTCGCCACCAATGTCAAGGCAGCCCAATCCCCATCATGTTTGTGGGATTGATTTCTTTCCCCTTGGACATCGATGTTGCTTGCGGTCGGTTTGTGCTGTGCACCGCGAAGCAAGTCTTTTCTTCGGAGCCTATTGTGATAAAAAAACATGCGTGTGTTTTAAAATATCTACGTGTTCgtatttttcaattttctaaacaaaattcttttcaatatatttatttgatcaaAAGATCACAGTATATCACATTGAATATGTGGCGGTGGCTGTCATGTGATTTGCTAACAAGTTACTAGAAAAATAGTCTTTTCATGATGAACTGATGACAATATTTACAAGTGTAAATATCAGGCAGGAGGAGCTGGTGCCCCACGCTTCGCTGGCTGGCGACCCGTACAAGAAGACCCAAGCTCGCCACTGCCGCATGGTACGTTTCAAAACCCCTCGCGTCCCACTTCAAAACCTTCGTCAACAAGCAGGACAGAAGGCAGGCAGACAGGCCCCGAACCCGTTGCGCTTCTTCACACAGTAGCATCCCAGACCGACTCCCCGTATCCTCCCACACACGTCCATCGCGTCACGGCTCCCGAGACAATGGCCCGGCACGCCAAGACGGACTCCGACGTGACGAGCCTGGCGCCGTCGTCCCCGCCtcgctccccgcgccgcccggcgTACTACGTGCtcagccccgccgcctcccacccCGACGTCGTCGCCGTGGGCGGCGCCTCgggctcggccgccgccgccgccgcggccgagaAGATGTCGCTCGCCGGCTCCACCCCGGCCGAGTCCCCGCTCCACTACCActtccaccaccaccccgccgccgtgcACCACTCCCGCGAGTCCTCCAtcggccgcctcctcttctccgACCAGCTCCGctcgggaggcggcggcggcggcgccgcgggggCCGTGCCctggcgccgcctcggccacggccacggcagcggcgccgggagcgtcggggacgacggcgaggacgaggacgggGCCCGCGGCGCCGGGTGGTCGCAGTCGCCGTGGAGGTTCTACGCGCTGGGGGCCGTCGTGTTCGTCGGCGtcttcgccttcttcttgCTCGTGCTGTGGGGCGCCAGCAAGTCCTACAAGCCCCACGTCGATGTCAAGGTCAGCTGCCCGCCTGCCCCTCTTCCTGCCATTGTCTTCCTGTCCAGTTCAATCCTCGTTTGCTCtcattttcttcagaaacACGCCAttcgccgcccccgccggtACTCTCCGGAGTGCACATTTCGGTTTCTTTGGTTTCGATTTCTAGAATAATAGTCACTGGAATATGATATTTTTAGGAGCGCATTTACTAGAGCATTATTCCTTCCCTAAACCACCTTAAAACATGCAAACACTGTCTTCCTAGTGCTCCGTGGACTGGTCGTCTCGTGTTCCTGGGTGGTGCCATTAAATCGATTTTTTTACGGAGTACTGTACAATTATTAATAAATCTCACGAGTGCGCTCGCCttggtgcggcggcggcgccggcgccggccgatGGTGCATTTGCTATTGCTTGCAGAGCGTGGTGTTCGAGTCGTACCACATCCAGAGCGGCACGGACCGGACGGGCGTCCCCACCAGGATGATGTCGGTCAACGCCACGGTCAGGCTGCGCTTCCGCAACCGGGGCACCTTCTTCGGCCTCCACGTCACCGCCACGCccttcctcatcttcttcgACGACCTCACCGTCGCCTCCGGGAACGTACGTATGAATTCATTATTCATATTTGCTTGTTGTTGCCTCCTGCTTTTGCCATTGCCATCTGTCCTGAATTAATCGCGTTTTGCCTGGAttggcaaatttgaattacCGGGGGCCATGTGAGCGTTACGCTCCTGCCCTGCTTATTTAGGGTTATTGCTGCATAAACGCGGAGATGACCGTGCAGATCGGGTGATCAGGTTTATAGCTGGCGCATTTGAGTTTTAGATGCCAGCGAGTCGCGTCAGGTGCACGTCTCTCGTGCAAAAATGTTGTTCTACTCCATATAATCTGTCGTGCAAAAACCTCTCTGGGGCTTTGGAATTTAGCGATAACTTCTTGCCAACAGGTAGTTCCATTTGCAATAGAAACACTACTACAGCTTGTTCGACATGTATACAGCTTGTTGTAGTGTAGGGAAGGTGACATCAGCCACAGCCCATGTGATCTGGAGGTCAGGCCGGCTGCATATGGCCTATCACTGCTATGCTATCCACGGTGGGTTATCAAATATGGGCCGTCCAATTTTCGTCCCAGTGGCTTGTCAGCGTTCCCATGAGCAGAGTTTTCCTTTAATTAAAAAACAAGACCAAAGCCGCGGATACAGGTACAGCAATAGAATATGTACACACTACACGGTATACGACCCATGGCCTAGGTACTTGAGAAAGCAGAGCACCCACTGTTGTCTTCCTATTTGTCGTCGTTCTGATTCGTTCTGCGACGGAACGCCTAAAATAATGTTgcgtttgaaaaa includes:
- the LOC100835107 gene encoding protein RMD5 homolog, producing MEVDTVKDVFDRVVKKQKLKSSKTIDLVNHVEKEIDQAIKAIQGNGTEGDSAANMTHEILLNLKNKLKEMAPTKQLKSCQKEMNTALSTWVKTTEKLFIHDISKAYRNVDMEPNVLNELIANHLYREALFDIGDSFIGEASCTASLKLKQLFQNMYEIHGALKAGKPELALSWAMKNHDALLQNSYCLELKLHQFQFVDMLKQGNRDQALQYARAYLAPFATTRKEEIQRLIASILWAGRLDQSPYTEFLSPTNWEMLAEEFAQQFCNLIGQSSTDPMGTAVSVGAEVLPILIKLMTVVTAKRDWHSMKQFPFPLDLRSEFQFHSVFVCPVLRDQGGDGNAPMLLPCGHVLSKQSTLKLSKNSSRSFKCPYCPFEAMTSGCKQLYL
- the LOC100835413 gene encoding uncharacterized protein LOC100835413, which translates into the protein MARHAKTDSDVTSLAPSSPPRSPRRPAYYVLSPAASHPDVVAVGGASGSAAAAAAAEKMSLAGSTPAESPLHYHFHHHPAAVHHSRESSIGRLLFSDQLRSGGGGGGAAGAVPWRRLGHGHGSGAGSVGDDGEDEDGARGAGWSQSPWRFYALGAVVFVGVFAFFLLVLWGASKSYKPHVDVKSVVFESYHIQSGTDRTGVPTRMMSVNATVRLRFRNRGTFFGLHVTATPFLIFFDDLTVASGNMKEFYQPRKSGRVVTVSVAGKQVPLYGAGSNLHSKPNNGRLGPAVVPVRLAFVLRARAHILGLLVRSKFYRRVLCRLDVREAHLGKPVRGVAADCEYHDGR